The genomic stretch CATAATATCGTAAATGTTTTTGTTACTTTTGAAGTCgtgaaaagaaaattgcttAACAATAACATCAAAGAAATAAGAGTAAAATTATATAGAAGATGCTTATTGAAAGTTCAGATTGTTTTAGCCACattaaacttttttaaatagccaataaatttaaatatgttatAGCGACTTGACGAGTAAcaggaatatttaattatgcaAATGGGACATTTTCTGTAATAGGCAAATGTAATTTGGTCAATTTTGCTCATGCATATACAAAATGATTATGGTCAGCATTTCCAGTTTCTGCAAAATCGTAAGAATTATAGAAACATTTGTTAATAATGATTTTATAGCTTTCAAGGAATTTTTACTATAACTTTAACAACTTTATGATGGTTTGAGTGTCTTTTTATGTGTGCGTAGAAGAGTTCTGTAATATGCATATACACTGTTTACGTAAATTCAACATGATTATGATCCAAAGtatcttatttcttttttttttttttcatcgtaCACTTACaaactatataatataattactaatacaaaaaaaaacaaacataaaataatattgaaaaatatgaattgaAGTACAAAACAGATGATCGTTGAAAAGTAAATCGATTTTCACGTGAAGAATCAAATAAACTTGCACACTGGAATTTTTATACATGTGTGTTTATGTGTTTACTAGGATAAGTCATTTTTTTATACCGAAATCTTTTTCATTTTGTTCTTCAGAATTGTTTTAACccatcaaataatttttttaatatttgagtTTGATCGGAGAATAAAAACATATACACccttaatattttacatgtaaaattttCTGCATTCTATCAATACTTGTAAAAAGACTTTCAGCCATCTACAAATAAGAATCATCCATAGAGCTTATACATAAAACTTACTATTTTTCTTTAACACGATACCATTAAAAAATAGTTTTTGCATGTGAAGTATTTTACATTGTATTGTTTTATACTTCTCGAAATACAACAACTTTCTTTACTATAATAGATTTCTGTCTCTTTTTTTAACAAAACACACTTTCTGTGCTCCCATAATGTGGTATTCAATTTTATCATTTCAATCATATGCATGTTGTTTTATTTCAACAGTATATACACACATCTAATTAGATTAAAGTTTAAATGatcatattaaaatttaatatgcaaactaatcctaatttatttaataatattataataaacgcTTACTAAAAGTCACCGCTATAagacatattttttctttcttttcgaatatCGTCCGTGGTTATCACTTTTCATTTGGGCGCACCAAACTTCTTTATTTCGAAATCTCAAGCACATACAACATTGGATAAGATTATAAGCCATTCGTTTAGTACGTTTTCATTGAACATATGCTATTATTGTTGTTGCTATCATTCTTATTACAATCATTATTCCCATTATTATCGTCATTCCTTCATCATGATGACATTATTATCACTATCATCAtcatttttattgttatttttattaacattttatatacatgtatacataatgcgtttattgaattttattgtaCTCGAAAATTATGATATATTCATATATGATGAATCAAGCAACGTTTATGACTAAAAAGAACCATGGCTACAAAGATCATCATTCTTCAACAATAATAAggttaaataacaattaatgaatttaagatataaaaatatataaacgatACAGGTTGAAAGTATAATATCTATATCGTAGTATATTAACCTTGGAAACTCATATAACTTGAGCAATATATGGCGGCATACGATATATGCATATACAAACGATTTTCAATGTAAATCGTTGATATACATTATTATTACGTTCATGTTAAATTTAAggtgttttaaaatatttatacatacgcACAAACATACGTGTATagtgtatatgtataattaatggTGTCATGTCTTTATTTTCATTCATTTACAATTCTTCCGTGATACGCGTATCTTACTAAAATTATTCTTTAAATAGATTCGTGGCAGGAGTTATCCTACGAGAACGTATTCCAGCATTTGAACGTATGCTTTGGCGAGCATGCCGTGGTAATGTATTCCTGCGTCAAGCAGAGATTGAAACCCCTTTGGAAGATCCTTCAACGGTAGGTCTTCTCTTCTACATCCTTATGATATCGATCGTCTTTAAAGATTTTTTagcaaatgtaaaaatgtatttaaaaaaatatattgttgCGCTTTTTTAGGGAGACCAAGTCTTTAAGTCTGTATTCATCATATTCTTCCAAGGAGATCAATTGAAAACTCGAGTTAAAAAGATTTGCGAAGGATTTAGAGCTACTTTATATCCTTGTCCCGAAGCACCCGCTGATCGTCGTGAGATGGCTATGGGAGTTATGACTCGAATTGAAGATTTAAATACAGTCAGttacttcctttttttttaataataaaaatatgccAGAGTTAGCgcgatatttatgaaaacattGTTTATGATCTCACcgtctatcttgattataatAGATGATCAAAGTATTCCCTGTATAGACTTCTatacaattatacaattttaattacaGCGGAATTTTACGCTATTTTGTTACTCTACAATTctcctttcatttttattaaacatTCTATTTACTTATCATCACATTTGGTGATACATATGAAGCTACTTCTGAAATTATGCGGAATAATCaaaatactatatatatatttgtgttatttttatatataatttaatatatatatatatatatatatatatatatatatattaatttatatttgtgtTATGAAAACTAACCATATCTCTCTCTATCATAATTCAATATAGGTTCTTGGACAAACTCAAGATCATCGACATCGTGTCCTAGTAGCCGCTGCAAAAAATATTAAGAATTGGTTTGTGAAAGTTCGCAAAATCAAAGCAATTTATCAtactttaaatttatttaatttggaTGTTACGCAAAAGTGTCTAATCGCTGAATGTTGGGTTCCTGTGCTAGACATTGAAACAATACAATTAGCATTGCGTCGTGGAactgtaattatttatatatattttttaaataattccacATTGTCATTTTTAActgaaaattttatagaaatgtaTATTTTAGGAACGAAGTGGAAGTTCTGTACCACCGATTTTAAATCGTATGGCAACGTTTGAAGATCCGCCTACTTATAATCGGACCAATAAATTTACCAAAGGTTTCCAAGCTCTGGTAGATGCATATGGAGTAGCTTCTTACAGAGAAATGAATCCATCTCCTTACACTATTATAACATTTCCATTCTTATTTGCTGTTATGTTTGGTGATACTGGGCATGGCTTAATTATGTTTCTCTTTGGTGGATGGATGGTATTAAAAGAAAAACCATTGGCTGCAAAAAAATCTGATAATGAAATTTGGAATATCTTCTTTGGTGGTCGATATATCATTTTTCTAATGGGCTTATTTTCAATGTATACTGGACTTATATACAATGACATATTTTCTAAATCATTAAATATCTTTGGGTCATATTGGAGAatcaattataatatttcaacgATAGTCACAAATAAGGAGTTGCAATTAAATCCTAGTGATACAGAACAATATTTACAAATTCCATATCCTTTAGGAATGGATCCTGTGTGGCAATTAGcagagaataaaattatttttctaaattcaTACAAAATGAAAATATCTATCATTTTTGGAGTCATACATATGTTGTTTGGTGTGATAATTGGTCTATGGAACCATATGTATTTCAGGAGACAGCTGAGCATAATTTGTGAATTTGTCCCTCAGATAATTTTCCTAATATTTCTGTTCCTTTACATGGTATTGCTTATGTTTATTAAATGGATTAGCTATGGTCCTAATAGCGATAgtaagtaatatgttatatgtaatacaaacatatgctataatattattatattatgatacttattattatttttagacACAGATCCAGCACATGGACCTTTCTGTGCACCATCAgtattaattacatttattaacATGGTATTATTCAAGCCTGGTGTTGCACCAGCCAAAGAATGTAGCCCCTGGATGTACAGTGGGCAAAATGGATTCCAATCGTTCCTCGTTGTAGTAGCTGTTCTTTGCATTCCATGGATGTTATTGGCAAAACCTGTTTCAATGATGTACAATAGAAAGAAACAACATTACCAGGTTACATTTCAGATTCATCATAAGTATTTTAAATTCGTGTTTTTTAATACATATAGATAAACTTCTCTTTTGTTCTCCCTTCTTTACACATTAGTTAAACAATCATGGTACAGAAAATGGTGACATAGAAGGTGCTGTTGATGCTATACAACCAGTAAGTGGAATTCCTCAAGGAGGTCacaaagaagaagaggaggatatGAGTGAAGTATTTATTCATCAGGGCATTCATACCATTGAATACGTTCTTGGTAGTGTATCCCACACAGCATCCTATCTTCGTTTATGGGCCTTATCTCTTGCCCATGCACGTaagtttaaaaattaatatgttTATTGTTCCATAATTTATAGCAGATATATTTTACTAGACATTTATTgattatatatagaattatCAGAAGTATTGTGGAACATGGTAATGAGAAATGGGTTAACTCAAGAAGGTTGGTCAGGAGGTATCATTTTATGGGCTGTATTTGCATTTTGGGCTGTTTTAACTGTCGGCATTCTAGTTCTTATGGAAGGCTTATCAGCTTTCTTACATACACTTCGACTTCATTGGTATGTTGAAAAAATGATCgttatatttaagaaatttctatattactatactatattatactttaaggataatatagaatacaaactacctttttaaataaaatacatgttTTTCTGActaaaaatttaatactttatTATAGGGTCGAATTTCAAAGCAAATTTTATGCTGGACAAGGGTATGGCTTCCAACcattttcatttgaaattattttggaTGCAGCCCAATCTACTGCAGAAGATTAAAGTATATTGCTTCACAATACAAAGTTTCACTTACTCCATATACTATCAGTGGACTTGTTCTTCATAAGTATAGAAAACATAAAAGTAATAATATTATGACATTTTCATGTCAATAGAATTCTAACAAGTCTCTAAAGTGTTATCATGTTAATAttatgtttaaataaattaaataatttttattctgtaatcatgtttcaaaatttatttaacgTACTATTTCTATTATGTGcaacaataattaaatttatatttaatcatattttttcattacacAATTAAAGATTGCTTGGAATGTTGTAATTCTTCAAAGAAACTTTCACTAGACGATGCTTATGGAATTTACAAAGATATAAATGGTATAAGCTATAACTGGATCTGAGGTAGAAAAAGCAGCTATAATTATATGCATATCGTgtatttaactattattataattatacacatatatgtcgTAAATTGTAacttatatcattttattattgCATTCCTATCTGTTACGTAATAAAAAATGAACAGTATAAAAGCtttgtatttaatttattgaaataatattttcagtACTTTGTAAATACATTACAATACACATACGCGTATACATAGATGTATAACATAATGAAATATCTGTATGTGTATTGACACAGCTGCTATTATCAGCAGATTTCTTATACTGTAAAGGTCAGATTGAATTCATATTAACAATTTACAATTGATTGTATATCACTTTCTATTCACGTCTATTAGATTCTAAATCTATTATAACAATAACAAATTCTCTTTCAGGAAAAGAcactttaatttctcaattaaaTCAAAATCTTTTTTTCGTGTCGTCAATGGAAAAGTTTGAAGAAGATTCTTCACAGGAATCTTCCGAGTCATCGTTTATTATATTTGAATTAGGACCATTGATTTGTTCTATTAGATCATCTTCAATCAAAGTGATATATTGAACGAGGGTCGTGGCAAATTTCGATCGTGTTATACGAATCTTCCAATGTTGTAATACAAGTACTATGTTATTCGATGATTTCTTTAATATATCTTATTGGTAACCACGATTGAAAACTCAAATATCAAAATTTGCTgcttaaatttatatatcaaaattcattttatagTGCTTACCATAATTaacaatataaattaataaaacagaaaaatgtacatatacatattttaaggTAAGAAGAAAGAATTATATATTATCTTTATCTTAATAATGTACCTAAGGagattaattatttcataaatataaacataggtaaaataaatatatagtttTTCTATATATAAAGCTACTGGaattatacttttataattatcaattttattatagcATATAGCATCTTTGTTACTATCTTTTAAACAgatttattttatcttaataACATAACTATTTTTAGATTATGTCATATAGAATAATGATGCAATATTTTGTTTCAAAACATTTACTTATCTTTATCAAATTAACTTTAAATTcgtttataaaaaaaatctagtaaaatataatgttttattttgtGTGCCTTTTTTTATATGCTTCttaatacaataaaaaatgaatGTTATGGTTTACAGAGATAATTTGAGATTCACAAGTAAGAACATATCCCTTATCATATTTTTTAGCGATTCTATTACATCTCGGTAAATATAACTGCTCTTACATAATTACGTAATCTTCACAAGATAAAATATGAAGATAATACATACAGAATATATACCTTTTATCATATTGGACTTTGATTGGTCGATCAACGAACATTGCTTAGAGTAGGAATAGGCCGCGTATCACCACTGGTGTTTCCATACTCCCACTTCTGCAAAAATTAGCGCAAGTCTTTCCACGTTCAATGTAGTTCCAGTTGCTCTCTGCCTTGATGGTAAATGGTAGTCGTGTCTTGCTTTACGGTCATTTTCGTTTTATACTTGTGTAATTTCATTATTAGTATCAGTCAAGATTATGGCAGACAAACAACGTGTTTGCATCATTGGATCAGGAAATTGGTAAGTTATTTTTAAGTCTTTGTAAGATTAACGTCTGTAATTACGAAAAATTTGGTCTGTCATTGATTTAGCTGACCGGGCTAAAATTTTATCAGAATCGATCTCCACGTGCTGTAAATAAAAACCAGATAAAGTATCGTACACTTGTTAAatctactatatttttattactaaCACCTTTCGATAATACTTGTGTATAttgacaaatatatttttagaaaactgAATTGTCAAGTTTGGCAGATTCTAACTAGGTcatgttttattataatttgtataatatatttttgtaaggAATGcatgtaaaaatgttaaaataaaataaaaatattgtggAAATAACAAGTGTGTAATATGATATTATTCATAAATGATATAATGTGGCGTGAATTATGTATTACTATTTGTAGATTAACTTTATGCTtagatgaaaaaattaatttgctGAATAATTCGAATGAATCTCTAATATATCTTTATTTGTATTactatataaaatgtaaattaggAAAATATTATAAGCTTGTTTCCCTGGTAAAAATATACGCAAATTTTCGTgcaaagatatagaaaaatgttatgtaaaacaaattattatataattttactgtatatgtataatttcaGGGGTTCAGCTATCGCTAAGATAGTTGGAGCAAATGCCGCCAAACTTAATAATTTTGAGGATCGTGTTACAATGTATGTTTATGAGGAAACTATCAATGGAAAAAAACTAACTGAAATTATTAATGAGACGCATGAAAATGTAAAGTACCTTCCAGGACATAAACTCCCGCCCAATGTGGTAAGTAAGTACTTATGTACATGTTTATCTATACTCTTTCTCGTAATTAAAACAATCGTTTTTCATGCTAAGAAATAGACTACaaatattatatgcattttaaaattgttctacattactttatttttcgataaaagataTGAAGATCTTAATGCTTCAAACCATTAAGTGTTATGTACATAACATTAATATCTTAGATTACATCGAGTTTCCTACCCAACTTTCATATAAACTTCACATAAATATAtcgtataaatatatcataacattcatataaatataccaaaactttctaaaataatattatattattgataATATTACCCTACAcagtaatatatacatattaaattctacaccttattctttatttatttcactatctttttacaatatattttaatatatggaTACATACGTATTACGGATAATACATATTACACGTTGTGTAACCTTACTATTCTTACTGTTAAATCTATAATTCTGAAACATAAATTAAGCTTACGTAACTCTCGTGAGATCACATGTATCTCATATGTAATCCGTCTCTTTTTCGTACAGAAAGAGTATATATTcattccatatatatatatattcattccATATTAGAAAtctgttttaattatttaaacttacaaataaattaatagtttattagAGTAATACATAGTTTATTAATGCAGTATAATTATTCTTGATAATTTTGTGAAAAgttttaacgaaatactttctacttttaatttttaatttaatccaAAACTGTAACTTTCTTTTCTATATCGCAAATACTTATACGTTATCGTTTAGTTAATGCAACCTATAATTTTAATTTGACTTCCGAGATACACGTCTCAGGATGCACGTTCGTAATTTCTATCTATCGCACGCATATAGATTGTTAACTTTTAGCGTCAGTAGCTTTGTATAGAAAAACCTTGACCATGACGAAGTCTGCTGAAACTATCTATTGATTCGTAAGGTAGTACATTTCTCTAGACGTATTTAAAATGTATATCTAGTGTAATATGTGACCTATCTCTACATCCacataataaatttaatgttaCAAATGATTGAGCCTCTTGATCCTATTTTAAGCttaattttcattttgaacTATTTTAAACTGAGTACGTCGGTTAAGGTTACTATAATCTTAATGTAAGAGAAATAGGTTAGGAGATTTTCGATtatttaatgaatattttgtacagctaTGTATAGTATTTGTATAATAAACTACTTTACTATATTTGGTAAAATGcgacttttattttatattaaatatattgtactAACAGAATCATCCCTTGGAAAAAAGTAGAACATTAGAAGTAGAAGATTGTATTATTTGTAAATACTAGAAATTACATGATTcattacgtatatatatttGAATTGATAATAACTTATGAACATGAATATCTCTTcgcataatttttaatatttgtaacAAAACTTATCGAAAATCACTCCACGAAACATGTGAATGGAGacaattatttttctaattgttaaaaaaatatataatttctatgCACTGCAAATATAGaaatgatatataaatattaacagTCTATATGTTTCTCATGCTCCAGATTGCAGTTCCTGATGTAGTGAAAGCTGCCGAGGATGCAGATATCCTAATTTTTGTAATACCACATCaatttatcaataaaatatGTAGTACATTATTAGGGAAAATTAAACCTACAGCTGTTGGTCTTTCTTTAGTAAAGGTATGATTTTAATTTAGGATTTAGCATTAATAGATTATAAAGTATTGATTCAATCAATGAAATCAGattttaaacttaattatttcgGAAACAATGTTTCGGACGAAAAAGCTTCGTGCAAaactttttatttgttttgtCATGTAAAATCTAACCTACCAATACTGAAATTAtaagtttattaatatttttacaggGTTTTGATAAGAAGGAGGGAGGTGGTATT from Bombus vancouverensis nearcticus chromosome 9, iyBomVanc1_principal, whole genome shotgun sequence encodes the following:
- the Vha100-1 gene encoding V-type ATPase subunit a family protein Vha100-1 isoform X1 is translated as MGSLFRSEQMTLCQLFLQSEAAYACVSELGELGLVQFRDLNPDVNAFQRKFVNEVRRCDEMERKLRYLEKEIKKDGIPMLDTGENPEAPQPREMIDLEATFEKLENELREVNQNAETLKRNFLELTELKHILRKTQVFFDEAEHGGVVSQMADPSREEEQVTLLGEEGLRAGGQALKLGFVAGVILRERIPAFERMLWRACRGNVFLRQAEIETPLEDPSTGDQVFKSVFIIFFQGDQLKTRVKKICEGFRATLYPCPEAPADRREMAMGVMTRIEDLNTVLGQTQDHRHRVLVAAAKNIKNWFVKVRKIKAIYHTLNLFNLDVTQKCLIAECWVPVLDIETIQLALRRGTERSGSSVPPILNRMATFEDPPTYNRTNKFTKGFQALVDAYGVASYREMNPSPYTIITFPFLFAVMFGDTGHGLIMFLFGGWMVLKEKPLAAKKSDNEIWNIFFGGRYIIFLMGLFSMYTGLIYNDIFSKSLNIFGSYWRINYNISTIVTNKELQLNPSDTEQYLQIPYPLGMDPVWQLAENKIIFLNSYKMKISIIFGVIHMLFGVIIGLWNHMYFRRQLSIICEFVPQIIFLIFLFLYMVLLMFIKWISYGPNSDNTDPAHGPFCAPSVLITFINMVLFKPGVAPAKECSPWMYSGQNGFQSFLVVVAVLCIPWMLLAKPVSMMYNRKKQHYQLNNHGTENGDIEGAVDAIQPVSGIPQGGHKEEEEDMSEVFIHQGIHTIEYVLGSVSHTASYLRLWALSLAHAQLSEVLWNMVMRNGLTQEGWSGGIILWAVFAFWAVLTVGILVLMEGLSAFLHTLRLHWVEFQSKFYAGQGYGFQPFSFEIILDAAQSTAED
- the Vha100-1 gene encoding V-type ATPase subunit a family protein Vha100-1 isoform X3, whose amino-acid sequence is MGSLFRSEQMTLCQLFLQSEAAYACVSELGELGLVQFRDLNPDVNAFQRKFVNEVRRCDEMERKLRYLEKEIKKDGIPMLDTGENPEAPQPREMIDLEATFEKLENELREVNQNAETLKRNFLELTELKHILRKTQVFFDEMADPSREEEQVTLLGEEGLRAGGQALKLGFVAGVILRERIPAFERMLWRACRGNVFLRQAEIETPLEDPSTGDQVFKSVFIIFFQGDQLKTRVKKICEGFRATLYPCPEAPADRREMAMGVMTRIEDLNTVLGQTQDHRHRVLVAAAKNIKNWFVKVRKIKAIYHTLNLFNLDVTQKCLIAECWVPVLDIETIQLALRRGTERSGSSVPPILNRMATFEDPPTYNRTNKFTKGFQALVDAYGVASYREMNPSPYTIITFPFLFAVMFGDTGHGLIMFLFGGWMVLKEKPLAAKKSDNEIWNIFFGGRYIIFLMGLFSMYTGLIYNDIFSKSLNIFGSYWRINYNISTIVTNKELQLNPSDTEQYLQIPYPLGMDPVWQLAENKIIFLNSYKMKISIIFGVIHMLFGVIIGLWNHMYFRRQLSIICEFVPQIIFLIFLFLYMVLLMFIKWISYGPNSDNTDPAHGPFCAPSVLITFINMVLFKPGVAPAKECSPWMYSGQNGFQSFLVVVAVLCIPWMLLAKPVSMMYNRKKQHYQLNNHGTENGDIEGAVDAIQPVSGIPQGGHKEEEEDMSEVFIHQGIHTIEYVLGSVSHTASYLRLWALSLAHAQLSEVLWNMVMRNGLTQEGWSGGIILWAVFAFWAVLTVGILVLMEGLSAFLHTLRLHWVEFQSKFYAGQGYGFQPFSFEIILDAAQSTAED
- the Vha100-1 gene encoding V-type ATPase subunit a family protein Vha100-1 isoform X4, coding for MGSLFRSEQMTLCQLFLQSEAAYACVSELGELGLVQFRDLNPDVNAFQRKFVNEVRRCDEMERKLRYLEKEIKKDGIPMLDTGENPEAPQPREMIDLEATFEKLENELREVNQNAETLKRNFLELTELKHILRKTQVFFDEHLYTTADTIGSHYRNPLRFVAGVILRERIPAFERMLWRACRGNVFLRQAEIETPLEDPSTGDQVFKSVFIIFFQGDQLKTRVKKICEGFRATLYPCPEAPADRREMAMGVMTRIEDLNTVLGQTQDHRHRVLVAAAKNIKNWFVKVRKIKAIYHTLNLFNLDVTQKCLIAECWVPVLDIETIQLALRRGTERSGSSVPPILNRMATFEDPPTYNRTNKFTKGFQALVDAYGVASYREMNPSPYTIITFPFLFAVMFGDTGHGLIMFLFGGWMVLKEKPLAAKKSDNEIWNIFFGGRYIIFLMGLFSMYTGLIYNDIFSKSLNIFGSYWRINYNISTIVTNKELQLNPSDTEQYLQIPYPLGMDPVWQLAENKIIFLNSYKMKISIIFGVIHMLFGVIIGLWNHMYFRRQLSIICEFVPQIIFLIFLFLYMVLLMFIKWISYGPNSDNTDPAHGPFCAPSVLITFINMVLFKPGVAPAKECSPWMYSGQNGFQSFLVVVAVLCIPWMLLAKPVSMMYNRKKQHYQLNNHGTENGDIEGAVDAIQPVSGIPQGGHKEEEEDMSEVFIHQGIHTIEYVLGSVSHTASYLRLWALSLAHAQLSEVLWNMVMRNGLTQEGWSGGIILWAVFAFWAVLTVGILVLMEGLSAFLHTLRLHWVEFQSKFYAGQGYGFQPFSFEIILDAAQSTAED
- the Vha100-1 gene encoding V-type ATPase subunit a family protein Vha100-1 isoform X2, translated to MGSLFRSEQMTLCQLFLQSEAAYACVSELGELGLVQFRDLNPDVNAFQRKFVNEVRRCDEMERKLRYLEKEIKKDGIPMLDTGENPEAPQPREMIDLEATFEKLENELREVNQNAETLKRNFLELTELKHILRKTQVFFDEQEHAGLNPTESMTRALISDDNIARQTALGPVQLGFVAGVILRERIPAFERMLWRACRGNVFLRQAEIETPLEDPSTGDQVFKSVFIIFFQGDQLKTRVKKICEGFRATLYPCPEAPADRREMAMGVMTRIEDLNTVLGQTQDHRHRVLVAAAKNIKNWFVKVRKIKAIYHTLNLFNLDVTQKCLIAECWVPVLDIETIQLALRRGTERSGSSVPPILNRMATFEDPPTYNRTNKFTKGFQALVDAYGVASYREMNPSPYTIITFPFLFAVMFGDTGHGLIMFLFGGWMVLKEKPLAAKKSDNEIWNIFFGGRYIIFLMGLFSMYTGLIYNDIFSKSLNIFGSYWRINYNISTIVTNKELQLNPSDTEQYLQIPYPLGMDPVWQLAENKIIFLNSYKMKISIIFGVIHMLFGVIIGLWNHMYFRRQLSIICEFVPQIIFLIFLFLYMVLLMFIKWISYGPNSDNTDPAHGPFCAPSVLITFINMVLFKPGVAPAKECSPWMYSGQNGFQSFLVVVAVLCIPWMLLAKPVSMMYNRKKQHYQLNNHGTENGDIEGAVDAIQPVSGIPQGGHKEEEEDMSEVFIHQGIHTIEYVLGSVSHTASYLRLWALSLAHAQLSEVLWNMVMRNGLTQEGWSGGIILWAVFAFWAVLTVGILVLMEGLSAFLHTLRLHWVEFQSKFYAGQGYGFQPFSFEIILDAAQSTAED